Proteins encoded by one window of Clostridia bacterium:
- the hisH gene encoding imidazole glycerol phosphate synthase subunit HisH yields the protein MKIAIIDYGMGNLRSIQKACEFLGFNSCITSKKEDLQNYDKIILPGVGAFKDAINLLQQTGLDQAIKSNVLQGKYLLGICLGHQLLFDVSFEDGRYEGLGLIKGEIIKFDNPNYKIPHIGWNSLEIKDDLIFKDVQDNSMVYFVHSYYASCSQNFVIAYSDYCGHKFTAAVREKNILGMQFHPEKSGEVGLKILKNFGEL from the coding sequence TGAATTTTTAGGCTTTAACTCCTGTATCACTTCCAAAAAAGAAGATCTTCAGAACTATGACAAAATCATTTTACCAGGTGTAGGTGCTTTTAAAGATGCGATTAATTTGCTGCAACAAACAGGACTTGACCAGGCAATAAAAAGCAATGTACTACAAGGCAAATATTTGCTGGGGATTTGTTTAGGGCATCAACTGTTGTTTGATGTAAGCTTTGAAGATGGGCGATATGAGGGTTTAGGGCTTATAAAAGGTGAAATAATCAAGTTTGATAATCCCAATTATAAAATTCCGCATATCGGGTGGAATAGTCTTGAAATAAAAGATGATTTGATATTTAAAGATGTGCAAGATAATTCAATGGTTTATTTTGTGCATTCATATTATGCAAGTTGTTCTCAAAATTTTGTAATAGCATATTCTGATTATTGCGGACATAAATTTACAGCAGCGGTAAGAGAAAAAAATATCCTAGGAATGCAATTTCATCCCGAAAAAAGCGGTGAAGTTGGACTTAAAATACTAAAAAATTTTGGAGAGTTATGA